Proteins from a single region of Apium graveolens cultivar Ventura chromosome 7, ASM990537v1, whole genome shotgun sequence:
- the LOC141672865 gene encoding uncharacterized protein LOC141672865, which yields MYAPSSPTKEEGAVEIQQRLIEGRKAWKLRSLNKEAVGSSKLSTPVFSVRNTSDVYKHWHYIDPSGKIQGPFSMVQLQKWSTTGYFPPDMRIWAGDNQENSILLTEALKDQFHEVVSFPCDTSSQLREVGVTSDSELDMFDLRFTYNTGASRYSKQIDVHWHGDNARIQSSCKGQSLSSHGSNSWTSIRNTPVVSKCKTPLISCLQEQDSSTVFFVRENEKYSGNDLNQDVKRCKYGPYYENRTSSELTVSKSPVRQILGDHSSNQCLSLQSSEDTLNNTPTEASSCTLHLNSVLSLDFLNVAAQHGKLNITDVRSSSQHRGETNGNMESVLCSAHMDLGFPDFPKTSIGYPKELADKSQQSVPLITYHDSGPNWSSTSSITVNEWDFNPSSVSSVKPAEGLCDLVTTATSLDNKLAHYFETHSASYESTFQLSTEPNEFTTFPDEIKLNLWEEVDAMEAQQVLASPTIGTNNGGTQKPAANK from the exons ATGTATGCCCCATCATCTCCTACAAAAGAAGAGGGTGCTGTTGAAATCCAGCAGAGACTTATTGAGGGAAGAAAGGCATGGAAATTAAGAAGCTTGAATAAAGAAGCAGTAGGGAGCTCAAAATTATCAACTCCGGTTTTCTCTGTGAGGAACACTTCGGATGTATATAAACATTGGCACTACATAGATCCAAGTGGTAAAATTCAAGGACCATTTTCTATGGTGCAACTGCAAAAGTGGAGTACAACTGGATACTTTCCCCCTGATATGAGGATATGGGCGGGTGATAACCAAGAGAACTCCATACTTTTGACTGAAGCCTTAAAGGATCAGTTTCATGAAGTTGTATCGTTTCCATGTGATACTTCATCCCAGTTGCGAGAAGTTGGAGTAACTTCTGATAGTGAATTGGACATGTTTGATTTAAGGTTCACCTATAATACTGGAGCCAGCAGATACTCTAAGCAAATTGATGTGCACTGGCATGGTGATAATGCGAGAATTCAATCTAGTTGCAAAGGTCAATCTTTAAGCAGCCATGGGTCGAACTCCTGGACTTCTATTAGGAATACACCAGTTGTTAGTAAGTGCAAAACACCACTTATAAGCTGTTTACAGGAACAGGACTCCTCAACGGTGTTTTTTGTGAGAGAGAATGAAAAATATTCCGGTAATGATTTAAATCAAGATGTCAAACGATGCAAGTATGGTCCTTATTATGAAAATCGAACTTCAAGTGAACTAACAGTTAGTAAGAGTCCTGTCAGACAAATTCTAGGCGACCACTCTAGCAATCAATGCCTTTCACTTCAGTCTTCCGAAGATACATTGAACAACACACCTACTGAAGCTTCTTCATGTACTTTGCATTTAAACTCTGTACTCTCCCTGGATTTCTTGAATGTAGCAGCCCAACATGGTAAATTAAATATAACAGATGTTCGCAGTTCTTCACAGCACAGAGGTGAAACCAATGGAAACATGGAGTCTGTCTTGTGCAGTGCTCATATGGACTTAGGCTTTCCAGATTTTCCAAAGACGAGCATTGGTTACCCGAAAGAACTTGCTGACAAATCCCAACAATCCGTGCCATTAATTACTTATCATGATTCAGGCCCTAACTGGAGCAGCACCTCTAGTATAACGGTCAATGAATGGGATTTCAATCCCAGTTCAGTATCCTCAGTCAAACCAGCTGAAGGGCTGTGTGATCTTGTTACTACAGCTACTTCTTTGGACAACAAACTTGCTCATTACTTTGAAACCCATTCTGCATCTTATGAATCCACTTTCCAGCTTTCTACTGAACCAAATGAGTTTACCACCTTTCCTGATGAAATAAAATTAAATCTCTGGGAAGAAGTTGATGCAATGGAGGCCCAGCAAGTTTTGGCATCACCTACGATAGGAACAAACAATG GGGGAACTCAGAAACCTGCTGCAAACAAATAG